The Apium graveolens cultivar Ventura chromosome 6, ASM990537v1, whole genome shotgun sequence genome contains a region encoding:
- the LOC141667724 gene encoding glutathione S-transferase T1: MGLKVYVDRMSQPSRALLIFCKVNGIEFDEVRIDLSKGQHRSPEYAEINPMKNVPAIVDGRFKLFESHAILVYLACAFPGVAEHWYPADLSRRAKIDSVLHWHHSNLRSGAAPYVFNARLAPLFGVPLNPHAAVKAKKLLIDSLAKIETIWLKGKGRFLVGSSQPSIADLSLVCEIMQLELLDEEDRNQILGPHKKVQQWIEDTKNATRPHFDEMHIILFKVKEKLARMSAEGGTGKTLADNKNQMLSKM; the protein is encoded by the exons ATGGGGCTAAAAGTATATGTGGATCGTATGTCCCAACCATCCAGAGCTCTTCTCATCTTCTGCAA GGTCAATGGAATTGAATTTGATGAGGTCAGGATTGATCTCTCCAAAGGGCAGCATCGTTCTCCTGAATATGCAG AAATAAATCCAATGAAAAATGTTCCGGCAATAGTAGATGGAAGATTTAAGCTGTTTGAAAG TCATGCCATTCTAGTTTATCTTGCTTGTGCATTCCCTGGAGTTGCAGAACACTG GTACCCGGCAGATCTCTCTAGAAGAGCTAAGATCGACTCAGTGTTGCATTGGCATCACTCCAATTTACGCTCTGGTGCAG CTCCATATGTTTTCAATGCCAGACTTGCTCCCTTATTCGGCGTTCCTCTAAATCCACATGCTGCTGTTAAAGCTAAAAAACTTCTTATTGACTCGCTCGCAAAGATTGAAACCATTTGGCTAAAAGGGAAAGGTCGGTTTTTGGTAGGAAGCTCGCAACCATCCATAGCAGACCTCAGCTTAGTATGTGAAATCATGCAACTAGAG CTATTGGATGAGGAGGATCGCAACCAAATATTAGGTCCGCACAAGAAAGTTCAGCAGTGGATTGAGGACACCAAGAATGCAACAAGACCTCATTTCGATGAAATGCACATTATCCTTTTCAAGGTCAAAGAAAAACTTGCAAGGATGTCAGCAGAGGGAGGGACTGGCAAAACTCTTGCCGATAACAAAAACCAAATGCTTTCGAAGATGTGA